A window from Vigna angularis cultivar LongXiaoDou No.4 chromosome 7, ASM1680809v1, whole genome shotgun sequence encodes these proteins:
- the LOC108337683 gene encoding RING-H2 finger protein ATL11 — MGIHMECPAPPPAPRIMNLYHDPARFCLLILLLVPPVTAQFQNSPPSPSQLDPFTRLRFDKTMAAVLVILVVVFFALGFVSIYTRQCAERRIRGRLDLAVAIAGGMERRQHHGLDRATVDTFPTFVYSEVKALKIGKATLECAVCLNEFRDDETLRLIPKCCHVFHPDCIDAWLVNHSTCPVCRANLSPKPEDALPPVEIHIPDSARPNGPNAEPDYDPNYINPVREGEGEGERNRIVTEPLSLDDPNRVGPVRSRSTGFGVSRLFPRSHSTGHSLVRPGEDCERFTLRLPEDVRNQLMSSGTLNRTKSCGVTWERQSSGRRGYRTRSVGRSYLRYERFGGDGRLDRWGFMWTPPFWGRTGSGRSAKSTKMKDEVDVGERSSDLLFTRD, encoded by the coding sequence ATGGGCATCCACATGGAATGCCCTGCACCTCCACCTGCACCGCGGATCATGAATCTGTATCATGATCCTGCACGTTTTTGCCTTCTTATCCTCCTTCTCGTGCCGCCGGTCACGGCACAGTTTCAAAACTCGCCTCCGTCACCGTCGCAGTTGGATCCTTTCACGAGACTAAGGTTCGACAAGACCATGGCTGCGGTTCTCGTGATCCTCGTCGTCGTCTTCTTCGCTTTGGGATTCGTGTCCATCTACACGCGCCAATGCGCCGAGCGCCGGATCAGGGGGAGGCTCGACCTGGCCGTGGCGATCGCCGGCGGGATGGAGCGGCGGCAGCATCATGGGCTCGACCGGGCGACCGTGGACACGTTCCCGACGTTCGTGTACTCAGAGGTTAAAGCCCTGAAGATCGGGAAGGCCACGCTGGAATGCGCTGTGTGCCTCAACGAGTTTCGCGACGACGAAACGTTGCGTTTGATCCCCAAATGCTGCCACGTGTTCCATCCCGATTGCATCGATGCATGGTTGGTGAATCACTCCACTTGTCCCGTTTGCCGCGCCAACCTCTCGCCGAAACCCGAGGACGCGCTTCCTCCCGTTGAGATTCACATTCCGGATTCGGCCCGGCCCAACGGGCCAAACGCAGAGCCCGATTATGATCCCAATTACATCAATCCTGTCCGTGAAGGTGAAGGTGAAGGTGAACGAAACAGAATAGTTACGGAACCTCTTAGTTTAGATGATCCGAACCGAGTCGGTCCCGTTAGGTCTAGATCGACGGGTTTTGGAGTTTCAAGGCTGTTTCCGCGCTCCCATTCAACGGGTCATTCTCTGGTTCGACCGGGAGAGGACTGTGAGCGGTTCACACTGCGGTTGCCAGAGGATGTGAGGAACCAGTTAATGAGTTCTGGGACGCTGAACCGGACCAAGAGTTGTGGGGTGACGTGGGAGCGGCAGAGTAGTGGAAGGAGGGGTTACAGAACGAGGAGTGTGGGGAGAAGCTATCTGCGATACGAGCGGTTCGGTGGGGATGGGCGGTTGGACCGGTGGGGGTTTATGTGGACCCCACCGTTTTGGGGCAGAACCGGTTCGGGGAGATCAGCAAAGTCAACAAAGATGAAGGATGAAGTGGACGTGggagaacgttcctctgacCTTTTATTTACCAGAGATTGA